The following proteins are encoded in a genomic region of Glycine max cultivar Williams 82 chromosome 18, Glycine_max_v4.0, whole genome shotgun sequence:
- the LOC102661375 gene encoding uncharacterized protein — MLHGFGLHDSSNTYKVVIVTPDAKLQNFEVRVHNMVILVGEMFCHALLFTHWDPLMDSLRVAISSVPYLRVLKGCLSLARDYKRTHFVVWLMKEFGVEKSWTQLLNVSYEHIKIEDPYMQQ; from the exons aTGTTACATGGGTTTGGACTCCATGATTCGAGTAACACTTACAAGGTGGTGATAGTGACTCCAGATGCTAAATTACAGAATTTTGAGGTGAGAGTTCACAACATGGTGATACTTGTTGGAGAAATGTTTTGCCATGCCCTACTTTTCACACATTGGGACCCACTGATGGACAGTTTGCGAGTGGCTATATCAAGTG TGCCTTATCTTCGGGTTTTGAAGGGTTGTTTGAGTCTTGCTCGTGATTACAAGAGAACGCATTTTGTTGTTTGGCTAATGAAGGAGTTTGGAGTTGAAAAATCTTGGACCCAGTTGCTAAATGTAAGTTATGAGCATATTAAAATCGAAGATCCTTATATGCAGCAATGA